A region from the Triticum urartu cultivar G1812 chromosome 1, Tu2.1, whole genome shotgun sequence genome encodes:
- the LOC125533032 gene encoding uncharacterized protein LOC125533032 yields MSPPEDGCRDGQFQVVPRAQALLDAVPQPPQPMGERGIPEALKFSMAHGKGGNSSEHSAVGGYGRGRDGHRASEGGPMALSCMSCPSVASGPSMRRHAESPPWSSVAFSFARCIGRSAAAASGWCIDVVAGNGVHIRIDNGMLKRQSESMRL; encoded by the exons ATGTCGCCGCCAGAGGATGGCTGTCGGGACGGCCAGTTCCAGGTCGTGCCGAGGGCCCAGGCGCTGCTGGACGCGGTGCCGCAGCCGCCGCAGCCGATGGGGGAGAGGGGCATCCCTGAAGCTCTGAAGTTCTCCATGGCTCATG GTAAAGGAGGGAACAGTTCTGAGCACTCTGCAG TTGGTGGTTATGGCAGGGGCAGAGATGGCCACCGAGCGAGCGAGGGAGGGCCCATGGCGCTCTCCTGCATGAGCTGCCCGTCCGTTGCCAGCGGCCCCTCCATGCGCCGGCACGCGGAGAGTCCGCCCTGGTCGTCCGTCGCCTTTTCCTTTGCCAGATGCATTGGGAGATCGGCGGCCGCCGCCTCAGGGTGGTGCATTGACGTCGTCGCTGGGAACGGAG TGCATATTCGCATT GATAATGGGATGTTGAAGCGGCAGAGTGAATCCATGAGACTGTAG